A genomic window from Salvia miltiorrhiza cultivar Shanhuang (shh) chromosome 5, IMPLAD_Smil_shh, whole genome shotgun sequence includes:
- the LOC131026062 gene encoding uncharacterized protein LOC131026062, giving the protein MACKIDVTKAFDTLRWDFLLDVLKVGGYDSKFIRWIEVILHSAKLSILYNGQLCGYFGCSRGVRQGDPLSPILFGIAEDVLSALFHNCVTSGHFHPMKFSRRQNFPTHLFYTDDILVFYKATTHNAKTLKTILNYYGSISGQQVSTSKSHVFYTDKLVACLSPIWEFLFLLAELELLICELFMIVLSPSSLDGKVTRESVAVVRLAGIEFALLKRKEFGFTLLKERYLNDFCQARTNVSSTVWLGIQPEVSDLVHDSYSYIGNGENTNFWRDDWLGYRIAEKCGIPYFLCESLTYSMVDYFYEGIWHFTQSFINKFPDIICDILLLPIGSDSDTRFWKNSVHGKVTSALAHAHNCHRFPQIGFKEMEFFEKIGYMKNTWSDYLILHRIGVKTRATAPPTFISVHWWPPASPWIKVNTDGSAMGAPGNITAGGVFRDHFTWVRGCFHYRAGIGYAFEAELFAVIIAIQIAHSRGWHHLWIEADSAYVIHVTHIYREGNKPTDIMANQNMMEGWWPHEELYLLVGCLDFFTNTWYAFWVFDRRWRFCAGMSWFDRSGGLGTNLLAFFQFPGALGAGAMSFGSFWKLRDVASRCVGVEFLVLLFGSLMNGSQGPRSGPFLSFRVSSELGL; this is encoded by the exons ATGGCTTGTAAGATTGACGTCACGAAAGCTTTTGACACTCTCCGCTGGGATTTTCTCTTGGATGTCTTGAAAGTTGGAGGCTATGACAGTAAGTTCATTCGCTGGATTGAAGTTATTTTGCACTCTGCTAAGCTGTCGATCCTCTACAATGGGCAACTTTGTGGTTATTTTGGCTGCTCCAGAGGGGTGAGACAAGGGGACCCTCTCTCTCCCATTTTATTTGGTATTGCAGAAGATGTTCTTAGCGCGTTGTTTCACAACTGCGTTACTTCCGGGCATTTTCATCCTATGAAGTTCAGTCGGAGGCAGAATTTCCCTACACATCTATTCTACACGGACGACATTTTGGTCTTCTATAAGGCTACTACTCATAATGCTAAAACTTTAAAAACAATCTTGAATTACTATGGATCTATATCGGGGCAGCAGGTGTCTACTTCTAAGTCGCATGTGTTTTACACGGATAAG TTGGTAGCATGCCTTTCACCTATTTGGGAGTTCCTATTTTTATTGGCAGAGTTAGAGCTTCTTATTTGCGAGCTATTCATGATCGTATTGTCTCCAAGTTCTCTAGATGGAAAG GTGACACGAGAAAGCGTGGCAGTTGTACGGTTAGCTGGGATAGAGTTTGCTCTCTTAAAGAGGAAG GAGTTTGGTTTTACTTTGCTTAAGGAGCGGTACTTGAATGATTTCTGTCAAGCTCGTACTAACGTAAGCTCTACTGTTTGGCTCGGAATTCAGCCTGAGGTCTCAGATCTGGTTCATGACTCTTATAGCTACATTGGCAACGGAGAGAACACGAATTTTTGGAGAGATGATTGGCTTGGTTATAGAATTGCAGAAAAGTGCGGCATTCCTTACTTTCTTTGCGAGTCGCTTACTTATTCGATGGTCGATTATTTCTATGAAGGGATTTGGCATTTTACTCAAAGCTTTATCAACAAGTTTCCGGACATCATTTGTGATATTCTCCTTCTTCCTATTGGATCGGATTCTGACACTAGATTCTGGAAAAATTCCGTCCATGGGAAAGTTACTTCTGCGCTTGCTCATGCTCATAACTGCCATCGTTTTCCGCAA ATTGGTTTCAAAGAGATGGAATTTTTCGAGAAGATCGGCTACATGAAGAACACTTGGTCTGATTATCTCATCCTTCATAGAATTGGCGTTAAGACTAGAGCGACTGCTCCTCCGACTTTCATTTCTGTTCACTGGTGGCCGCCGGCTTCACcctggattaaagttaatacggACGGTTCGGCAATGGGAGCTCCGGGAAATATCACTGCTGGTGGGGTCTTTCGAGATCATTTCACTTGGGTCAGAGGCTGTTTTCATTACCGGGCGGGGATTGGATATGCTTTTGAGGCGGAACTTTTTGCCGTCATTATTGCAATTCAAATTGCTCATAGCAGGGGTTGGCACCATTTATGGATTGAAGCTGATTCTGCTTATGTGATTCAC GTTACGCATATCTATCGGGAAGGCAACAAACCAACAGACATTATGGCCAATCAAAACATGATGGAggggtggtggccgcacgag GAGTTATACTTGCTTGTTGGCTGCCTGGACTTTTTCACAAACACTTGGTATGCGTTCTGGGTGTTTGATAGAAGATGGAGGTTCTGTGCGGGTATGAGTTGGTTTGACAGGAGCGGGGGTTTAGGGACTAATCTCTTAGCCTTTTTTCAGTTTCCGGGTGCGCTCGGAGCTGGGGCTATGAGCTTTGGTTCGTTTTGGAAGCTCCGCGATGTTGCTAGCAGATGCGTCGGTGTTGAGTTTTTGGTCCTGTTGTTCGGGTCGTTGATGAACGGGAGCCAG GGACCAAGATCAGGGCCTTTTCTCAGCTTCCGGGTGAGCTCGGAACTGGGGCTGTGA